The region cagCTCCATCTGTTTAAATCAGTAAAACCTATAAATTCGCGTCAGCGACAACGTAAATTAAAGGAActggtttaaaaaaagtactgtGTGTAAGTTGCCGACAAATAAGTCGAAGGGCCTACGAGCTGTCATTAGGGATGCGGTTGATCAAGCGAAATTGTAAGGTTTAAGCGGACCGGCCTTCAGACCACTTTTGTACTACAGCAGCTGGGCGTGGGACCTGGCTTGGATTGCACTAGAGCAGTTTAATAGTCCAAGAATTGCTAGGACAAAGGATATTACtggtatttaaatttcaattattgGCGCTAGTTTTTCAAAGATGTCACTGTTATTATGTTCATAATAATTGATATAATACATATCGGAAACAATCTGAGGGTGAATTTGAAATGgagcattttatttttatccttcTTAATATGCTACACACACATTTATCGCGCAACAACAATCGTGCACGATAGCTTTTGATAGATTCGATAGATAGTTTTCGAGACACAAAGGTTTATATGTGTTTAACTAGCCGTTACacacgacttcgtctgcgtaaaatttggttatcgctatcccgcggtaactatgcaatttttcgggataaacaaacaaacagacttacaaacttttgcatttataatatcagtgatAAAGAACCCGCTCTCCTCATTGTCACATAAAACGATGCTTCAATCACATAGGCCCAAATATCACCAACATCACTGATTTCATCAGTCTATTACGTAGTAGGTTAAGTATTTAAGTACCCAAAAACCAAGATCCTTGAAATAAAGTATCAACAGCTCtatatgaaataaatgtataacaCCAACACGCTGGTAACATTTTGTGGCATGCGGAATTCAGTCTCCTTATACGGAGCAGCCATAACTACGACACACCAAGTTCTCGTGGtaccatattattttattaaacgcAATAAGTCGATAAGGAGGAAAAACATGCGCCTGTCTTAATGGGTTGGATATGGCTTCATTAAATCGAACGTTAATCACTGTTAAGcgagaaataaaatatatatcaaaaacTTGAActgattacaaaaaaataaccatgAAAATTATATTCTACCAGTTTGCCTTATATAGCAGGGCCAGCCGGAGTGGATCTATAGTCGTCTtcctcataataataatatattgggcttttatcactcctgctggctcgtgctgaggcatcaACTTGAACTAGTTAGGCTACTTGACGTTAAGCCAATTTACTAAATAAGAaccaaaataatgataatattgcAAAACCGATTTTCTAAGACATCACCTTTAGCTACTACGAgcagtaggccttagttttgtggtcactcaagttatgttacaagcatcattttttttgttactgttagcaaatcatttttttttcagtaaagtCAAAATCCTATAAAAATACTAGCACTAATATAAAGACTCCAGCAATCAACAAAAACTAGAtgtaaaatcaaaaatttaatttattttaaaacaaaactttaatGAAGAGCAGACTTCTTACATTCTGAAtttgcataaaataaataaataaaaagtttgacTGTTGCACTGGAAGAGCCTGGGTGTTGTAGGCTAGTAGACGTGACGTGGTGCTCACCAAGCGTGGCCGTAGGCTGGGGCCACCAGGGGAGCGTGGGCCACGGCGTATGGGGCGGGGGCCACGGCTACAGCGGGGGACGCAAGCTGCGGGGAAAAACAAAGGAATCATTTTTGGAATAGGTCACACATTAACGGGAGAGGCGGGCGATTTGATatccaaaagaaaaaaaatatatattcatacctagtaaaaaatatgacaaagacGTAATTTTATGAAGCGATATGGTAATTAACCATCCATTACCCCATCAGGCATGGGGAAAAATATGTACGAGTAGAACTGAACTATGCACCTAATATCATCTAATATCCTTTGCTAAAATTTATGTAATCAGACAGATAGAATTTCAATTTTACATGCAAAATTCAACGCTATTCAACGACCGACTGTAAATTATATATACTATTGCCAGTATATAGAGGTagtattattacattacaataattaaataaatatagctcaatcgagtttttcgaaaaaatataagtatgcgTGTTAACTTGTAAAGAATGCTACTTGTCATATTTCCTAGTTAGAGTATCTTGTAATACCGCGATTATCATAAAGAATAAGATAAAatattccagtttttttttcctacaaataataatagttaaagcGTGTCAAAATAGCCTTTGTGAGTGTACTGTGGTTGATTTATTATAATGACGCACAAGTAAATTAAATCTGATATCGATTTACTTTACACGAAGCGACAAAAAATACCAACGGCAGGAACTTGTTAATCTTGGTAAGGAAACATACACGGCGGCAAACAACGCCAGTAGGTATTTATCTTAAAGAACATAAActtaatcattttattaaaagtaaatgtAGCTCAAAAGTGGATGGTCAAGTTTGCGGCAAGAACTAAAATGCCAGGGTCGTTTGTCGCAGAAACAAAAGCATTCTTCTTGATAAGTGCTTCAAATTGGATCTTATCCTACGCCAAGGTATCTATTTATTGGAAATTGTACTGATTCTACGTATTTATTTGAACGTTTTGATAACACgaaactttaaaataattatatgtacTAGGTACGTTTCGTCCTGGTGCAtaacgaaggatataacaacaattgatacgATTATAATTCaacaatttatataattttcatttgatataattaatgcaatttatcttaaaaaccaaacttattttgtgaagctcctatcctttgaaattatatcaaatgttgttataccgacCAATATACAGCCGTTTTGTCCTTAGTATAGGTAAGTATGTTAAAGCCCTAAGTCTTGCAACACTGTTCTCCCACTATTATGTAAGTAATCAAATGTATAGTAACtgaatacctattattattagatatttttatttctataataattataataacttgGCAATCGCACTCATAAGCATCATAAGATCTTAGACTCGATCTATTTTCTAACTTAGTAAACGATACatattaataaatcaaatatgtaataataactgggtattattaaattatctatGTAACGGGGCTAATTGTACATACCCTGACGGTGTTAGCATACGAGGTGGCAACTGGAACGGCAGCCTTAACGACGGGGGCTCCAACGAGCCCATGGCCCCAGGGGGACACAATGGGGGCCGCGTATGGGGACGCGATGGCGGCACCGTAGGGCGCGCTTAGGAGGCCGGGGGCTGCGGCCGCGACGGCGAGGAGAGCGGTGAAGACGACCTAgtaacaaaaaacataatagacgtaagaataagtttttgttaaaaattacatttaaaatacaagcttttttgctgactgggctttttgttgattgtactttaaTTGtaatctaaactacatttctgtaccaatattattattacttattatttattatactgtcaccagatttacataagtataccgaatttcaagtcaatccgacatCAGGAATGGGTTAAATTTAGCTTCTAAGATTTgaatggaataaataaatgcttgaataaacaaacagggcaaggtaaataaaaaagctagtaaaaattaaatatcatcaGATCTTGGTGATATTTGTATCCAGTTCCAGGATGTCATGGTCTTTCATACATAAAACAcagattattattttgaaacacTGTCTACTCGTGCTTATTCGTCTTCTACAGAATTCTTTGTGCTAAGACGGTATAAGATATTGAATAATTATAATCTACATAatagtacttgtactattacttattctgtgattatAGTACACCTAAAACGTGACATTTGAGAGCAGTAAATTATGACAGATTGTTCGATATTTATCAAGTTATTGGTTTGTCACATCTTACCAATGCCCTTTAGGTTGCAAAGGACATCGAGTGTGGGTCTATCCAATCTAGATCGCCTTTCTAACGAGACCGGTCTCAAACAATCACGCCCTCGTCGCGTGCGCAGCTGACGTTTATTCGACTTGTATGTAAAGGTAGGGTTACCTTACGTTAGAAATTGTCCTGATATGTCAGAATTAAACAATGGTTGTCAGAATATCGGAGCTGAGTCTCGTAACAGAGTGGAACCTTGTCGCTGCGAAGTTTATGCAATATTGATGTGCCATACATCTGCTATGGAAATTCAAATCCatgcaaaaaaatatcataaaaaggTTCTACTTAGGtacgaaattttatttttttggctgtGCTTACCTATTTGCGACGTGCGAAAGAGAAATACCTAAATCAGGAATAGAAATAAACTAAtagtaccgtaaggtcggggtactttgacccattgaAGGGTTACTTTGGCTCACATAAAACCATATAAAAACGTATAAtaaaacgtaaattaaaaacataaaaatgtgatcgatcaattaaaaccaaccacatggcaaagagccatattctcaaagcaataataaaaccatgaCTGAGTTAATCCcatgggccaaagttacccttcaggtccaaagtaccccgaccttacggtaagTCAATACCGTTCCTACTGCAACTGGTTTTACCAAACAAAGAAACTGACAATATCTGACTTAcaaaaagaaagttttttttagttcattttgaAGTAActaggttaatttttttgttgcttatatattttgttatgaATATCCACCTGATAACCCTAATTGTAAGTCAGATATTGGCGGTGTCTTTGTTTGGTAAAACCAGTTGCAGTAGGAACGGTATTGACGTGTAAAAGCTGTTGGCAGTTTAGAATGCACATTGAGGAAATTTTACCTACACGTAGAtatctgtaaaaaaatgttacgaCTCGTTTGATATGAGAGCTCTGTGTTATGATTGAAGTTGAAGTAGTGACCTCAAATATAGTCagtattttagtttttctcgGTTACAAGGCATGGTATGGCAAGGCAGGTGGGATCTTTCgtcataagtacctatatgaaAACTCTTAATGTGATACCAAATGGCTTACACAATTGAGCGGCAAATCGTGGTAAGCACTGGCTCGATTCCGAAGTAGCCACTGTGTACTGTTAGAACCACTGTCTACTAGGGGGTACTAGTCACTGTGTACGACGACGTGTACACAGTGGCTCGATTCccaattttttaaaaagaatGAATATCTCTTTTTTGGTGAAAGTAATAGCAAatctgtttcatcatcatcatcatcatccctgcctatatacgtcccactgctgggcacaggccttctctcagatgagagagcttgggcagtagttcccacgcgggcccagtgcggattgggaacttcacacgcaccattgaattgcttctcaggtttgtgcaggtttcctcacgatctgTTTACTACATGTGAAAATTTAATAATGCACCGTGCTTTGTGCTTATAAATAACAACTATTTCagggatttatatttttcatgcaaCAGCCTGTTGAAAAAATCCTAGCCACTGTTGCCTTCTTGACCCTACATAAACCATCGTTATCTTAAACTCGAACCCAAATTTTCTGCGAAAAACCCAGGTTTTTAACGCCATATGTAAAAAGAATCTGTACCTACTTTGATATTGAATGGTGAATTTTTTTGTGAGAGTTCAGGAATGTAAGCTTGTTTATTACTTTTTCACACTAAAACAATAGGGCTAAATTaggatgcaatttttttaagtagtgtataacctggattaacaaaatattttttaaaagtataccTAGTTAGTGAATTACACAGGTGCCACGGGATAGCGAAAGTGAATTATTCGTAGGTGTCACGGGAATAAGCTATGTGTATATAGTAAGACATTTGTTTATTACGAACAGGCTTTTATAAGTATGTCTTGGAGTTTCCGGTATGTTGTTTAAGAAACCAACCAGTAACaggaaaaattaaatacatgtcATGTACATTTGACAGTATACCCATTGTAACGATTCAGTTAGTTTGCAACAACATTAAGTCACTTCAAACTTTTACTTTACAAAAGTTCAGCAAGCATTAAAACCGATAGCTTTTACAGTCTGATTTTAACGATAGATTTAAATATAGATCTTGATTCCTCTGTGCCTGTGCGTATGTAAGCATTTTCGTATATACCTTAGAGACCATTTGAGGACCCACACTTTTGAAACAGTCGAATCTATCAAAACTTTAGAATTGGGTTAAGTCTCGATACAAATGAAAGTAGTTGAGTTTCAGGTTAGATTAAACTTTCTAATACTCGTACTAGTAGCTAAGAAACTAGACAATACTTGAGTAATTGCCTTCTAAAAGCAGACATTTCAAGTAAATACCTAGACCTAAAGGGTTGCCTACATGTA is a window of Choristoneura fumiferana chromosome 8, NRCan_CFum_1, whole genome shotgun sequence DNA encoding:
- the LOC141430494 gene encoding uncharacterized protein yields the protein MYKLVVFTALLAVAAAAPGLLSAPYGAAIASPYAAPIVSPWGHGLVGAPVVKAAVPVATSYANTVRLASPAVAVAPAPYAVAHAPLVAPAYGHAW